A single Armatimonadota bacterium DNA region contains:
- a CDS encoding 1-deoxy-D-xylulose-5-phosphate synthase yields MASNYELLSTVTRPTDLHKFSDKELVQVAEEVRQAILDKVSQTGGHLSSNLGTVELTVAMYAAYNIPPDKVVWDTGHQAYPHKLLTGRLDRFDTLRKHQGLSGFLRREEHECDVFGAGHAGTAISAALGFAAARDRLGTAEKVVAVAGDAAIASGMSWEALNHAGELRTDICVVLNDNRMSIAPNVGALHNYLARLRSRPDFQGLARAAKNVIEKIPGPAPRIAAGLRHGITHYLAPEDTGTIFEEMGFEYIGPVDGHDLPTLLDVFRKVRELDYPVFVHALTVKGKGYEVAEGDSRKWHGVVPFDVLSCEMPKKGGAPAYTQVFGEAMVELANEDEKVVAITAAMPDGTGLTAFSKEHPERYYDVGIAEQHAVTFAAGLAAGGLKPFCTVYSTFLQRGFDQVLHDVALQNLPVRFVMDRSGLVGDDGPTHHGAFDVSYLSCIPNMTLVAPRDATELREMLKFMAGYSDGPIAVRYPRGTAEDILPEARTPVQFGRWEPLGTPGGAPGEGPYDVAILATGFMVQESWKAAQSLQSQGVKALVVNARFIRPIDKECLAESVRGVRGVVTVEESVRTGGFGQQVRDALAELGLGNVPLRILSLPDAFVEHGAQPIIRAEVGLSPDNIARVAAGLVAAKSGRLA; encoded by the coding sequence ATGGCCTCGAACTACGAGCTGCTCAGCACGGTCACCCGACCGACCGACCTTCACAAGTTCTCCGACAAGGAACTCGTACAGGTCGCTGAAGAAGTGCGCCAGGCCATCCTGGACAAAGTCAGCCAGACGGGAGGGCACCTCAGCTCCAACCTCGGCACCGTCGAGCTCACGGTCGCGATGTACGCGGCCTACAACATCCCGCCCGACAAAGTCGTGTGGGACACCGGGCACCAGGCCTATCCCCACAAGCTGCTGACGGGCCGCCTCGACAGGTTCGACACGCTCCGCAAACACCAAGGCTTGAGCGGATTCCTGCGCCGAGAGGAGCACGAATGCGACGTCTTCGGAGCGGGGCACGCCGGGACGGCGATCTCGGCCGCACTCGGGTTCGCTGCTGCCCGCGACAGGCTCGGAACGGCCGAAAAGGTCGTCGCGGTCGCAGGAGACGCGGCCATAGCCAGCGGAATGAGCTGGGAGGCCTTGAACCATGCGGGAGAACTACGGACGGACATCTGCGTCGTCCTGAACGACAACCGCATGTCGATCGCTCCCAACGTCGGCGCCCTGCACAATTACCTGGCCCGGCTCCGGTCGCGGCCCGACTTCCAGGGCCTGGCCCGGGCCGCCAAGAACGTCATCGAGAAGATCCCAGGGCCCGCTCCTAGGATCGCCGCCGGTCTTCGGCACGGGATCACCCACTATCTGGCGCCTGAGGACACGGGAACGATCTTCGAGGAAATGGGCTTCGAGTACATCGGCCCGGTCGACGGACACGACCTCCCGACGCTGCTCGACGTCTTCCGTAAAGTCCGCGAGCTCGACTATCCGGTCTTCGTCCATGCGCTGACCGTCAAGGGCAAAGGGTACGAAGTCGCCGAGGGCGACAGCCGCAAGTGGCACGGGGTCGTCCCGTTCGACGTCCTCTCGTGCGAAATGCCGAAAAAGGGCGGGGCGCCCGCCTACACCCAGGTGTTCGGCGAGGCCATGGTGGAACTCGCCAACGAAGATGAGAAGGTCGTCGCGATCACCGCGGCGATGCCGGACGGCACGGGCTTGACCGCGTTCTCGAAAGAGCATCCCGAGCGCTATTACGACGTCGGTATCGCAGAGCAACACGCCGTCACGTTCGCTGCGGGCCTGGCCGCCGGCGGGCTCAAACCGTTCTGTACGGTCTACTCGACCTTCCTCCAGAGAGGGTTCGACCAAGTGCTGCACGACGTCGCCCTTCAGAACTTGCCCGTGCGGTTCGTCATGGACCGGTCCGGCCTGGTCGGCGACGATGGACCGACCCACCACGGCGCCTTCGACGTCTCTTACCTCTCCTGCATTCCGAACATGACCCTCGTGGCGCCGCGGGACGCGACCGAACTGCGCGAAATGCTGAAATTCATGGCCGGATATTCGGACGGCCCGATCGCCGTGAGATACCCGCGCGGAACGGCCGAAGACATCTTGCCGGAAGCCCGGACGCCGGTCCAATTCGGCCGTTGGGAACCGCTCGGCACCCCTGGAGGGGCGCCCGGTGAAGGCCCCTACGATGTCGCGATCCTAGCGACCGGGTTCATGGTCCAGGAATCCTGGAAGGCGGCCCAAAGCCTCCAGTCCCAAGGTGTCAAGGCCCTGGTCGTGAACGCCAGGTTCATCCGCCCGATCGACAAGGAGTGTCTCGCCGAATCGGTCCGCGGGGTCCGTGGAGTGGTCACGGTCGAGGAAAGCGTCAGGACGGGCGGTTTCGGCCAACAGGTCCGGGACGCCCTGGCCGAACTGGGACTGGGCAACGTCCCGTTGCGGATCCTGTCGCTTCCCGATGCCTTTGTCGAACACGGTGCCCAGCCCATCATTCGGGCCGAAGTCGGACTGTCTCCGGACAACATCGCCCGGGTCGCGGCCGGACTCGTCGCTGCGAAGTCGGGCCGCTTGGCTTAA
- a CDS encoding tyrosine recombinase XerC, whose protein sequence is MDPAARNDGLDPWIQGFLDLLAATRSPHTVRSYGADLAQLSSLTNGRADLSEATLLRYLRTYGATPVTRARKLSTLRSFVRHLKTVGLLENDPTEGIEAPIRRRPLPKTLTQHQAVGLLDQAPPGRTPLRDQAMLELAYAAGLRASEVVRVDVDDLDWESGTVKVLGKGNKERVAFFGESCRRAIREYTDSERVAPTSGRPLFTNDKGGRLTTRTLQNVIKRWALQAGLPPDVSPHTLRHSFATHLLDGGADLKTVQQLLGHENLATTQIYTHVSIERLREAVGKAHPKGRHRDD, encoded by the coding sequence GTGGATCCGGCCGCACGGAACGACGGACTGGACCCTTGGATCCAAGGGTTTCTCGACCTCCTGGCTGCGACGCGCTCTCCCCATACGGTCCGGAGTTACGGCGCGGATCTGGCCCAGTTGTCATCGTTGACGAACGGGCGGGCGGACCTCTCCGAAGCGACACTGCTCCGGTACCTCCGGACATACGGGGCCACGCCCGTAACAAGGGCCAGAAAGCTGAGCACGCTCCGCTCGTTCGTGCGTCACCTGAAGACGGTAGGACTTCTAGAGAACGATCCGACGGAGGGCATCGAGGCCCCGATCCGGAGGCGTCCCCTTCCCAAGACGCTGACGCAGCACCAAGCGGTCGGGCTTCTAGACCAGGCCCCACCGGGCCGGACGCCTCTGCGGGACCAGGCCATGCTCGAACTGGCCTATGCGGCAGGGCTAAGGGCCAGCGAGGTCGTCCGAGTGGACGTGGACGACCTGGACTGGGAGTCCGGCACCGTCAAGGTCTTAGGAAAGGGGAACAAGGAACGGGTCGCCTTTTTCGGCGAGTCGTGCCGCAGGGCCATACGGGAGTACACGGATTCGGAGCGCGTGGCGCCGACCTCCGGCCGGCCCCTCTTTACGAACGACAAAGGCGGAAGGCTGACGACTAGGACGCTTCAGAACGTCATCAAGCGTTGGGCGCTTCAGGCCGGTCTTCCGCCCGACGTATCGCCCCACACCCTCCGCCACAGCTTTGCCACGCACCTGCTCGACGGCGGAGCAGACCTGAAGACGGTCCAACAGCTCCTCGGACACGAAAATCTGGCGACGACGCAGATCTACACGCACGTCAGCATCGAGAGACTTCGCGAAGCTGTGGGCAAAGCCCACCCTAAGGGACGGCACCGGGACGACTGA
- the fabF gene encoding beta-ketoacyl-ACP synthase II, with the protein MPIPQPSGRVVVTGAGAVTPLGVGVDRTWQRIVTGENGIGPITIFDVSDYPTRIGGQVNDFNPEDWLEKKEARRVDRFIAFAAAASQMAMDDACFPQDEELKLDTGVLIGSGIGGLTMMGEQTRKLYEGGPSRVSPFLVPYMIPDMASGYVSILQGLKGPNTCVVSACSTGADAIGTAYHIIKRGDATAMLCGGTEAPINEIGLAGFCAARAMTTNNDDPVHASRPFDARRDGFVIAEGAAVLMLEDYEHAVSRGAKILGEIAGYGMSGDAYHITAPDPDGDGAVRSMRMAMMRAGITPEEVGYINAHGTSTPLNDRTETGAIKRVFGETAYKVPVSSTKSMIGHTLGAAGAIEALFCLLSMRDSVLPPTINYEEADEACDLDYVPNTARKAEYDYAMSNSFGFGGHNVTLILKRNTA; encoded by the coding sequence ATGCCAATCCCCCAGCCCAGCGGCAGGGTCGTGGTCACGGGAGCCGGGGCCGTCACGCCCCTCGGCGTCGGTGTCGACCGGACCTGGCAACGGATCGTGACCGGCGAGAACGGGATCGGGCCGATCACGATCTTCGACGTCAGTGACTATCCGACCCGGATCGGTGGTCAGGTCAACGATTTCAACCCTGAGGACTGGCTGGAGAAGAAAGAAGCCCGCCGGGTCGACCGGTTCATCGCGTTCGCGGCGGCCGCAAGCCAAATGGCGATGGACGATGCCTGTTTCCCTCAGGACGAAGAGCTGAAGCTCGATACGGGCGTCCTGATCGGATCCGGGATCGGCGGCCTGACGATGATGGGGGAGCAGACCCGTAAGCTCTACGAAGGCGGGCCGAGCCGCGTGTCTCCGTTCCTCGTGCCCTACATGATCCCGGACATGGCCAGCGGCTACGTCTCGATCTTGCAGGGCCTGAAGGGGCCCAACACGTGCGTGGTCTCCGCCTGTTCGACCGGTGCTGACGCGATCGGTACGGCCTATCACATCATCAAGCGCGGCGATGCGACGGCGATGTTGTGCGGGGGCACCGAGGCCCCGATCAACGAGATCGGTCTGGCCGGGTTCTGCGCGGCGCGGGCGATGACCACGAACAACGACGACCCCGTCCACGCCAGCCGGCCCTTCGACGCCCGCCGCGACGGCTTCGTCATTGCGGAAGGGGCGGCCGTCCTGATGTTAGAGGATTACGAGCATGCGGTCTCTCGCGGAGCCAAGATCCTGGGCGAGATCGCAGGCTATGGCATGAGCGGCGACGCCTACCACATCACCGCGCCAGACCCTGACGGCGACGGGGCGGTCCGGTCGATGCGTATGGCGATGATGCGGGCCGGGATCACGCCGGAAGAGGTCGGATACATCAACGCCCACGGCACGTCGACCCCGCTGAACGACCGGACCGAAACCGGAGCGATCAAGCGCGTGTTCGGTGAGACCGCGTACAAGGTGCCCGTCAGCAGTACGAAGTCGATGATCGGCCATACGCTCGGTGCGGCAGGGGCGATCGAAGCGCTCTTCTGCCTCTTGTCGATGCGGGATTCGGTCCTTCCTCCGACGATCAACTATGAGGAGGCGGACGAGGCCTGCGACCTTGACTACGTCCCGAACACGGCCCGGAAAGCAGAGTACGACTACGCGATGTCGAACAGTTTCGGGTTCGGAGGCCACAACGTGACACTGATCCTCAAGCGGAACACCGCTTAA
- the araG gene encoding L-arabinose ABC transporter ATP-binding protein AraG gives MDAPFLQFEHVTKSFPGVMALYDVTFGVREGSVHALCGENGAGKSTLLKVLSGVHRPDSGSLKLGDKDAVFEDAAHAIRSGVAVIYQELHLVPDLTVAENLYLGHFPAHGGWVDRSRLRKDCLAMLEELSLEVRPEDRVGDLPIAQRQMVEIAKALTRDAKVIAFDEPTSSLSSREVESLFATISRLKDQGRVILYVSHRMDEVARMCDAATVLRDGKHVETFDSLTDVTTDKIVERMVGRKIEDIFHYRSRTVGGPVLEVEDLTAPGLEEAASITVKKGEIVGVFGLVGAGRTELLKGVFGGGKGRFKVDGDVVTLKTPRGSIRCGVVLCPEDRKKEGIIALRSVKENINLAGRRGIWIDERAESRLADQMVKSLGIKTPSTDQLVKNLSGGNQQKTILARWLGGDVKVILLDEPTRGIDVGAKSEIYEIIYGLAEKGLGVLLVSSELPEVMGVCDRILVMNSGRIVASVPREEATEEGLLKLALPGAA, from the coding sequence TTGGACGCACCGTTCCTTCAGTTCGAGCACGTGACGAAGTCGTTTCCAGGCGTCATGGCGCTCTACGACGTCACGTTCGGGGTGCGCGAGGGATCGGTCCACGCCTTGTGCGGCGAAAACGGCGCAGGCAAGAGCACGCTCCTAAAGGTCCTATCCGGCGTCCATCGTCCAGATTCCGGATCCCTGAAACTGGGGGACAAGGACGCCGTATTCGAGGACGCGGCCCATGCGATCCGCTCTGGAGTCGCCGTCATCTACCAAGAACTCCACCTTGTCCCCGACCTTACGGTGGCGGAAAACCTTTACCTCGGCCATTTCCCAGCGCACGGCGGTTGGGTCGATCGGAGCCGGCTGCGAAAGGACTGCCTGGCCATGCTCGAGGAGCTGTCACTGGAGGTCCGGCCGGAAGACCGGGTCGGCGACCTTCCGATCGCCCAACGTCAAATGGTCGAGATCGCAAAGGCCTTGACCCGGGACGCGAAGGTCATCGCGTTCGACGAACCGACGAGCAGCTTGAGCTCGCGGGAGGTCGAGAGCCTTTTCGCGACGATCTCGCGGCTCAAGGACCAAGGGCGGGTCATCCTTTACGTGTCCCACCGTATGGACGAAGTCGCAAGGATGTGCGACGCAGCGACCGTCTTGCGGGACGGCAAGCACGTCGAGACGTTCGATTCCCTGACGGACGTCACGACCGACAAGATCGTCGAGCGGATGGTCGGTCGGAAGATCGAAGACATCTTCCATTACCGGTCGCGGACGGTCGGCGGACCGGTCCTCGAAGTCGAGGACTTGACCGCACCCGGCCTCGAGGAGGCCGCTTCCATTACGGTCAAGAAGGGTGAGATCGTCGGCGTTTTCGGGCTCGTCGGAGCCGGACGCACCGAACTGCTGAAAGGTGTCTTCGGCGGAGGAAAGGGCCGTTTCAAGGTCGACGGCGACGTCGTCACCCTTAAGACGCCACGAGGCTCGATCCGGTGCGGCGTCGTCTTGTGCCCGGAGGACCGGAAGAAGGAGGGCATCATCGCCCTGCGGTCGGTCAAGGAGAACATCAACCTCGCCGGAAGAAGGGGGATATGGATCGACGAGCGCGCCGAATCGAGGTTGGCCGACCAAATGGTGAAATCATTAGGCATCAAGACTCCGAGTACCGACCAGTTGGTGAAAAATCTCTCGGGAGGAAACCAGCAGAAGACGATCCTGGCCCGTTGGCTCGGCGGGGACGTGAAGGTGATCCTTCTGGACGAGCCGACCCGGGGCATCGACGTCGGTGCCAAGAGCGAGATCTACGAGATCATCTATGGACTGGCCGAAAAGGGACTTGGCGTGTTGCTCGTGTCCAGCGAACTTCCCGAGGTCATGGGAGTCTGCGACCGGATCCTCGTGATGAACTCGGGCAGGATCGTGGCCTCCGTCCCGAGAGAGGAAGCGACCGAAGAAGGGCTGCTGAAGCTCGCCCTTCCCGGAGCAGCTTAA
- a CDS encoding PEP-CTERM sorting domain-containing protein: MRTLLCLSFVAAGVAANAQYNDLDCVTQTGAANLTTQQNFGVHQIFGDAGLESLSSYGIEEFKASGSIVNAVGVVVEVNSSSINKAVLEGISWQLSVWSSSAAAGASQFGDVISKKVNVVATSVASGSTVGAFWIDARDAAGFGNVAAGTSYYASLTPYLDFGSGNQTFFMNQVNAGANYGTTMNNGMVANPGQGWGSGSLISVAPDNVALGVNTVVPEPTTMIALGAGLVALARRRRK, translated from the coding sequence ATGAGAACCCTTTTGTGTCTGTCGTTCGTTGCCGCCGGCGTCGCTGCGAATGCTCAGTATAACGACCTGGACTGCGTGACGCAGACGGGTGCGGCCAACCTGACCACCCAGCAGAACTTCGGCGTCCACCAGATTTTCGGTGACGCGGGCCTCGAGAGCCTTTCGTCCTACGGTATCGAAGAGTTCAAGGCGAGCGGCAGCATCGTCAACGCCGTCGGCGTCGTCGTCGAGGTCAACAGCAGCTCGATCAACAAGGCTGTGCTGGAAGGCATCAGCTGGCAGCTCTCCGTTTGGAGCAGCTCGGCCGCCGCTGGCGCCAGCCAGTTCGGTGACGTCATCAGCAAGAAGGTCAACGTCGTGGCTACCTCGGTCGCCTCGGGTTCGACCGTCGGCGCGTTCTGGATCGACGCTCGCGACGCTGCCGGCTTCGGCAACGTTGCCGCTGGCACCAGCTACTACGCTTCGCTCACCCCCTACCTGGACTTCGGCTCGGGCAACCAGACGTTCTTCATGAACCAGGTTAACGCCGGCGCCAACTACGGCACCACCATGAACAATGGTATGGTCGCCAACCCGGGTCAGGGCTGGGGCAGCGGTTCGCTGATCAGCGTCGCCCCGGACAACGTGGCCCTCGGCGTCAACACCGTCGTGCCGGAGCCGACGACCATGATCGCCCTCGGCGCTGGTCTCGTCGCGCTGGCTCGCCGCCGCCGCAAGTAA
- the nadA gene encoding quinolinate synthase NadA produces the protein MVQTPLPQEFMLLTEDETRHRIRAAKASLGSRAVVLGHHYQRDEIIEHADFRGDSYKLAQHARQTPDADFIVFCGVHFMAESADVLTPDTQKVILPNLAAGCSMADMANIFQVKRCWAELQGALGGSPAAPTIVPVTYINSAANLKSFVGEHGGVVCTSTNAPGALEWALDRGQKVLFFPDQHLGRNTAAAMGYDVERDMIVWDPFKPLGGNTPERIREAKFYLWKGHCSVHKRFTVDQIEQARAAYPGLKVIVHPECEREVVQAADFYGSTEYILHQIEGAGPGSAWAVGTEINLVNRIAKENPDRTVFCLDPQICPCSTMYRIHPSFLCWALENLVDGNVVNQVTVPADVKRWALVALERMLEIGKVPVAHVD, from the coding sequence ATGGTTCAAACTCCGCTTCCTCAGGAGTTCATGCTCCTGACCGAGGACGAGACGCGGCACAGGATCCGCGCCGCCAAGGCCTCGCTCGGCTCCCGCGCCGTCGTCCTCGGCCACCATTACCAGCGCGACGAGATCATCGAGCACGCCGACTTCCGGGGCGACAGCTATAAGCTCGCGCAACACGCCCGGCAGACTCCCGATGCCGATTTCATCGTCTTCTGCGGCGTGCACTTCATGGCGGAGAGCGCAGACGTCCTGACGCCGGACACGCAGAAGGTCATCCTGCCGAACCTCGCAGCAGGGTGTTCGATGGCGGACATGGCCAACATCTTTCAGGTCAAGCGATGCTGGGCCGAACTTCAGGGTGCCTTAGGGGGGTCTCCCGCGGCTCCGACCATCGTTCCGGTGACCTACATCAATTCGGCCGCCAACTTGAAGTCTTTCGTGGGCGAGCACGGAGGCGTCGTGTGCACGAGCACGAACGCGCCGGGCGCGCTCGAATGGGCCCTCGACCGTGGCCAAAAGGTCTTGTTCTTTCCGGACCAGCATTTGGGCCGGAACACGGCCGCCGCGATGGGCTACGACGTCGAGCGGGACATGATCGTCTGGGACCCCTTCAAACCTCTTGGAGGGAACACGCCCGAGCGGATCCGGGAAGCGAAGTTCTACTTGTGGAAGGGGCACTGTTCGGTCCACAAGAGGTTCACCGTGGACCAGATCGAACAAGCCCGGGCCGCCTACCCGGGGCTGAAGGTCATCGTCCATCCGGAATGCGAGCGCGAAGTCGTTCAGGCCGCAGACTTTTACGGTTCGACCGAGTACATCCTGCACCAGATCGAAGGGGCCGGACCGGGTTCGGCGTGGGCCGTCGGGACCGAGATCAACCTTGTCAACCGGATCGCCAAGGAAAACCCCGACCGTACGGTCTTCTGCCTCGACCCTCAGATCTGTCCCTGTTCGACGATGTACCGGATTCATCCGTCGTTCCTTTGCTGGGCGCTCGAAAACTTGGTGGACGGCAACGTCGTCAACCAAGTCACGGTCCCGGCGGACGTCAAGCGATGGGCCCTCGTCGCCCTCGAACGGATGCTCGAGATCGGCAAAGTCCCGGTCGCCCACGTCGACTAG
- a CDS encoding acyl carrier protein has product MSATVLERVKKVTCEELGVSENEVIETASFTDDLGADSLDVVELVMALEEEFGIDIPDDDVTNLKTVGDAVNYIQDKKTD; this is encoded by the coding sequence ATGTCCGCAACCGTCCTGGAAAGAGTCAAGAAGGTCACGTGCGAAGAACTCGGCGTCAGTGAGAACGAAGTCATCGAAACCGCGTCGTTCACCGACGACCTCGGAGCGGACTCTCTCGACGTCGTCGAACTCGTCATGGCGCTCGAAGAGGAGTTCGGTATCGACATCCCCGACGATGACGTCACGAACCTGAAGACCGTGGGCGACGCGGTCAATTACATTCAGGACAAGAAGACCGACTGA
- a CDS encoding PEP-CTERM sorting domain-containing protein: MKTKTLILMALVAVPMAANAVTLYDHSVGSGFGYNAGNGSTDGGINDLGANSGLQVGQLFTAVAGGTVVTDVEATYVGFGGTNTQAFVEIYDASGNTLIASSGLIGVSDTAFSDGVFGLVGHTVKATGLSLGGLTAGTTYMMSMQSVGSSWYYITRDANGLVESFGRDFSHFGYGGGYGTTNWTSMGAFGFGDGQVNMKINAVPEPVSMIALGAGLVALARKRRK; this comes from the coding sequence ATGAAAACGAAAACTCTGATTCTCATGGCGCTGGTCGCCGTCCCGATGGCTGCCAACGCTGTGACCCTGTACGACCATTCGGTCGGCTCGGGCTTTGGCTACAACGCCGGCAACGGTTCGACCGACGGCGGCATCAACGACCTCGGCGCGAACTCCGGTCTGCAGGTCGGCCAGCTGTTCACGGCTGTCGCCGGCGGCACGGTCGTCACGGACGTCGAAGCCACCTATGTCGGCTTCGGTGGCACGAACACCCAGGCCTTCGTCGAAATCTATGACGCTTCGGGCAACACGCTCATCGCTTCGTCCGGTCTGATCGGCGTCAGCGACACCGCTTTCAGCGACGGCGTGTTCGGCCTCGTCGGTCACACGGTCAAGGCCACCGGCCTGAGCCTCGGCGGTCTGACGGCCGGCACGACGTACATGATGTCGATGCAGTCCGTCGGTTCCAGCTGGTACTACATCACCCGCGACGCCAACGGTCTCGTCGAGTCCTTCGGCCGCGACTTCTCGCACTTCGGCTACGGTGGCGGCTACGGCACGACCAACTGGACGTCGATGGGCGCCTTCGGCTTCGGCGACGGCCAGGTCAACATGAAGATCAACGCGGTTCCGGAGCCGGTCAGCATGATCGCTCTCGGCGCTGGTCTCGTGGCCCTCGCTCGCAAGCGCCGCAAGTAA
- the pdxS gene encoding pyridoxal 5'-phosphate synthase lyase subunit PdxS, whose product MTTTGAPATAQKTWREKVGLAEMLKGGVIMDVTNVEQARIAEDAGAVSVMALERVPADIRREGGVSRMSDPDMILKIKEAVSIPVMAKCRIGHFAEAQILEAIEVDFIDESEVLTPADEENHVDKHGFTVPFVCGARNLGEALRRCGEGAAMIRTKGEAGTGDVVEAVRHMRTIMSQIRSVQNARPDELYVIAKELQAPLDMVNIVHETGKLPVPNFSAGGIATPADASLMMQLGAETVFVGSGIFKSGDPARRAKAIVESVLFYKDAKRLAEISRNLGEPMVGVSVSSLPEHELMAGRGW is encoded by the coding sequence ATGACGACGACAGGTGCACCCGCGACCGCACAGAAGACATGGCGCGAAAAGGTCGGTCTCGCCGAGATGCTCAAGGGCGGCGTGATCATGGACGTCACGAACGTCGAGCAGGCGCGGATCGCCGAAGACGCCGGTGCGGTCAGCGTGATGGCCCTGGAGCGCGTCCCCGCCGACATCCGCCGGGAGGGCGGCGTCAGCCGGATGAGCGACCCGGACATGATCCTCAAGATCAAGGAAGCGGTTTCGATCCCGGTCATGGCGAAGTGCCGGATCGGACACTTTGCCGAAGCCCAGATCTTGGAAGCGATCGAGGTGGACTTTATCGACGAAAGCGAGGTCTTGACCCCGGCCGACGAAGAGAACCACGTCGACAAGCACGGGTTCACCGTCCCCTTCGTCTGCGGGGCCCGGAACCTGGGGGAAGCCCTGCGGCGGTGCGGCGAAGGTGCCGCGATGATCCGGACGAAGGGTGAGGCCGGGACGGGAGACGTCGTGGAGGCCGTCCGCCACATGCGGACGATCATGTCTCAGATCCGTTCGGTGCAGAACGCCCGTCCGGACGAGCTCTACGTGATCGCCAAGGAGCTTCAGGCCCCGTTGGACATGGTGAACATCGTCCATGAGACCGGCAAACTTCCGGTCCCCAACTTTTCGGCCGGCGGCATCGCGACGCCCGCCGACGCCTCGTTGATGATGCAACTGGGTGCGGAAACTGTCTTCGTGGGCTCCGGGATCTTCAAGTCCGGCGATCCGGCTAGGCGCGCGAAAGCGATCGTCGAAAGCGTTCTGTTCTACAAGGACGCCAAGAGACTGGCCGAAATCAGTCGGAACCTCGGCGAACCGATGGTCGGTGTGAGCGTTTCGTCCCTGCCGGAGCACGAGCTCATGGCCGGCAGGGGCTGGTAA
- a CDS encoding polyphosphate kinase 2 family protein — MPHAVKIDRPRSVDLSEIPQGAPDGTDKDEALERTAELGKELSELQETLFYAGKHALLIVLQGMDTSGKDGTIRHLLNFSNVQSTRVAAFKVPTPNELAHDFLWRVHDHTPGKGCITVFNRSHYEDVLVVRVHDLVPKDVWKRRYDHINAFERLVSDSGTLILKFFLHISKEEQEERLLEREQDVEKAWKLSVGDWKERELWKDYQEAYEDAIGKCAAPEAPWFIVPANQKWYRNLAVTEAVVEALRPLKDGWLRSLDEVGKKAKAELEQYRSTTS, encoded by the coding sequence ATGCCGCACGCGGTCAAGATCGACCGGCCCCGAAGCGTCGACCTCTCGGAAATCCCACAAGGTGCTCCGGACGGGACGGACAAAGACGAAGCCCTGGAACGGACGGCCGAACTCGGAAAAGAACTGTCCGAGCTTCAGGAGACCCTCTTCTACGCAGGCAAGCACGCCCTTCTTATCGTTCTGCAAGGCATGGACACGAGCGGGAAGGACGGGACGATCCGGCATCTTCTGAATTTCTCGAACGTCCAGTCGACCCGTGTCGCGGCCTTCAAAGTCCCGACGCCGAACGAACTCGCGCACGACTTTCTGTGGCGGGTCCACGACCACACGCCCGGTAAAGGGTGCATCACCGTCTTCAACCGGTCGCACTATGAGGACGTCTTGGTCGTCCGGGTTCACGACTTGGTGCCGAAAGACGTCTGGAAACGGCGTTACGACCACATCAACGCGTTCGAGCGACTGGTCTCGGACTCGGGCACGCTCATCCTCAAGTTCTTCCTGCACATCAGTAAAGAGGAGCAGGAGGAGCGGCTCCTCGAGCGCGAGCAGGACGTCGAGAAAGCCTGGAAACTCTCTGTCGGCGATTGGAAAGAGAGAGAGCTCTGGAAAGACTATCAAGAAGCCTACGAAGACGCGATCGGCAAGTGTGCGGCGCCAGAGGCTCCCTGGTTCATCGTCCCGGCGAACCAAAAGTGGTACCGGAACCTCGCCGTCACGGAAGCGGTCGTCGAGGCGTTGCGGCCCTTGAAGGACGGCTGGCTCCGGTCGTTGGACGAGGTCGGCAAAAAAGCGAAGGCGGAACTGGAGCAATATCGGTCTACGACAAGCTGA
- a CDS encoding DUF1801 domain-containing protein, translated as MSLDDQIEAYLAGHPEPKRSELRELDGAFREIVPGGATRFFDGKDDDGKVVSNPTVGYGTYTLRYADGSSKESFQTGLAANATGISVDILGLKDKSALFQRFGATIGKADVTGYCIRFRSLKNIDVEVLKAAVRYGAEAVANGESADQTPALHRSGGDVRGTRLSGRLTSPRRT; from the coding sequence ATGTCTCTCGACGACCAGATCGAAGCGTATCTCGCGGGCCACCCCGAGCCGAAGCGCAGCGAACTGCGCGAGCTGGACGGCGCCTTTAGAGAGATCGTGCCGGGCGGGGCGACCAGGTTTTTCGACGGCAAGGACGACGACGGAAAGGTCGTTTCGAACCCGACGGTCGGCTATGGCACGTACACTCTCCGCTACGCCGACGGCTCGTCGAAAGAGAGCTTCCAGACCGGCCTCGCCGCGAACGCGACCGGCATCTCGGTCGATATCCTCGGTCTTAAGGACAAATCCGCGCTGTTCCAAAGGTTCGGTGCGACGATCGGCAAGGCGGACGTGACCGGCTACTGCATCCGGTTCCGATCGTTGAAGAACATCGACGTCGAAGTCCTTAAGGCGGCGGTGCGGTACGGTGCCGAAGCCGTCGCGAACGGTGAGTCGGCGGATCAGACGCCGGCCTTGCATCGATCGGGCGGCGATGTCAGGGGAACCCGCCTGTCCGGAAGGCTGACGTCGCCGCGAAGAACCTGA